Genomic DNA from Nicotiana tabacum cultivar K326 chromosome 21, ASM71507v2, whole genome shotgun sequence:
AGGATAATTATTTCGAACGAATAAACTCTAAATCCTGATGCCGCTTCTCGGCAAAGAAAGATATGTTGCTTTCATGAAATTCTAGGGCTAACTTTTTGGTTTTTCCATGCACGTCGAATTTGGCAAACTGTTGAAAAAAATAAAACGGCAGAAGAGAAGTGGGGTCCAAAAGTAGGCACCGCCTTTTTTTGACATGAAAATTTGAGAGTTTAGGTTATATTAAAGGAAGAGAAAGAAAACATACCTTTTCTTGGTTCAAACGTTTGACTTTGCATAATTTTTAATCTAATATTAtataatgaaaatataaaaataattaacacTTTCAGTATAATTTAACTTGTTATAGCTAACACGCTACATAACTTATGTTTTTAAGGAGTTTAAATTATATACTCAGGTAGTATAAGGATTTTTCACACCGGGAAATTACATTTACATCATCTAGCATGTCATTAAGTTGTCTTATTTACTATTCCTATTACAATCTCATATTTTAAGGAGACTTGCATATAAATATCCTTTGGATTAAAAAAATTACACCAGACggtatataatttaaattctttCTCAAGTAACTAATTCACTTATTAAAACTTATTATAGCAAACAGGTTTTACTTTCCAATTAATTAGCTTGCTTATTATGAACAATTCTCGTATAAGTATCGATAgtttaaaaatctttttcttatctttttcttaGAAAATTAGGTGACACACTAAGTGTTCCTAGGTTCTCAAAGGCAGTGGTCTATATGTAATCATTTATTAATCATCATGCTTTTTAAGGCATCAAACGTATATTAACTATAGTTTCACTCCTTTAAGTTTTGAGTTTTCGAGAGAGTTGCTTTGGTGATAAGCATCCTTCACTTTTAACTATTAGTGCTTAACCcgaattgttgttattgttgttgttaagtTTTCAGTTTTCACCTATATATAATTCCTTACACCAATTGGACTAAAAGCAATATCCTTAAATACTCCATATTTCAAGTAGTTAGTATAGTTTTGGATCCCAACTAGAATTATTGTCATTTTAATTCTCGCATTAAAATTAGCACGCTGTTTTACCAAAGTTAAAGTGATGAATAAAATCACACAAACACTTTCGTATGACGATTGAAATCAAGACTACTTCtttgaattgaaaatttcaaagatGATCAAGCTTCCCGACTTAAATGTATATGTTAAGCCTTAAGGTTAAATTAGATATTTCTGAGATTCCTTTGCCTCCATTTCTTTATGACATCAAGAAAATTAGGCcacattataaaaaaaaaattgtacgaTAAAGTAATTTCAGTTATATACACTGACAGTTAAAAAACTTAATCTTGTACTATTAGTGCAACTTAACCAAGTATAGCAGGTTATTACTCTAATTCTGAAGTTACCATATCAGGTCTGATATAAAAGGTTGCTTGTTGTTGTATGTCAACTTAATCGGACATATAAAAATTTCACACTCCGTCAACATAGCGGGGCTAGCCTATTAGGTGTGGAGGTTCGGACCCAGTCACTTTTGTTAAAATATTGTATTTGTACtagaaaattcattaaatatgtataaaaatttaattgCGGACCCAATAACTAAGATGAGTTATGGGTTCCGTTGCAAATTCTgaacccataaatttcaaatccTGACTCTCTCCCTGCTCGTCAATGCATATAACTTCAACTAAAAAGGAAAAACCAAAAATAAGCAAATAGGGTTTAAGTGGGTTGTATTTACAAGTCTTAAATCGGTAAATGCCCATTTGCCAAAGTCACTATACCAAGAAAATTTCTTTCCAGTCTAGGGCTTTaagttctctcttcttcttcttttgcgtttttttgtctttttggaaATAATGAGGAAATGCCGAGGAATTGGAGGATGTTTCCTAAAGTCCAAACAGACCAAGAAAAGTCCATAATCTCAGACTCCTAACTATCTgtatttttgttctttatttttaTAGTTAGGAACCATTGTATACATATATGCTCAAGTTAGGCAAACTCTAAAAATGTCATATAATGCACCAGAAATGAGAAGAATTAGCTCTAAAAAAATGAGAGATATCAGAAAATACAAGAAATCTTTAGCTCCACGTCTAAGATGGACTCCACAACTTCATGAGCTCTTCATTCAATCTGTTGAAAGCCTTGGTGGAAGAAACAGTAAGTTTCTGAATAAAAGATTAAAATATATAGAAAGTAGCTATAACAAGAAAAGAAATTCTATGAAATTTGTGTAGTATTTAATTTCAATATTCATGGTTTTCTTTTCCCTAAGATAAAGAAAAAGTATCATTTGGTTGCCCTAAGATGCAGCCTAAGATCATGGatcttttcttttccattttattgttCGTGGTTTATCTTTTTCCTCTTTCTGATTCATTCTTTTGGTGTTCTCTCCTGGGTTTTTGAAAAATCCGAAAAAAGATCCGGATTTGAATTTGATGAGTTAAACCTTTATGTTTAAACTCATTACACTTTTAAAGTTACTGGTCCAAATTTTAATGTCTTTTTCTGAAATTTTAGTGATTTTTCACATGTATATCGATATTCTCTGTTAAAATTACTAGGTTTGGTTGAACTCGTAGACTATATACTACATCCGCCACTAGTGGGTTGGGGGCTGATTAAATGGAGGCGAATTCAAGATATGAGTCGAGGTTTCATAATATAAAGTATGATCTTATTATACGTATACATCTTGAATTTTGTATATTGTGTAGGCACAGTTCGATCGGGCTGAAAATTGAACACGTAGAATTCGCCCTAGATTCGCATCTAGGGTTGAGACTACGTTAAGGCTTATGTAATTAATGATATATATTAATAGCTCGAGTTAATATGATCTACTAGAAGTATTTGAACTTTGATAAGAGGATAAAGGAATGATGATTGTTTCATTGTATTTTGACAGAAGCAACTCCAAAGAGAATTCTGCAGAAGATGGACATAAAGGGATTGAAGATTTCTCATGTTAAGAGCCATCTCCAGGTATTATTTTACTGCACATACTATCTAAATTATTAATTAACCTAGCTAGTTAATGTTCATCATCAATTCATCATATAGGTTACGAGTTCGAGTCATGGAAGCAGTTATTAATGATTGCATTATGTTAGGTTGTCTATATCACACTTATTGGGGCGGGCTCTTCTCCGGACCCTGTGTGAACTGGGATACCTTATGCAGCAGGCTGCACCCACTATCTAAATTATTAATTACTCTCTCCGGTACATAATAAGtgactttttagtttttggcacacccattaagaaaaatacaaactcCTAGAGAAAAAAGATGTGTTTACTATATTATccttaattaattgttaccttgacACATTGAGATATGTAATtaaataagggcaaattttggaaaaataaaattaattcctttcttgattatataaaatgacacttattttggaccaaaataaaaagggatCGGACAGAGTAATCTAGCTAGTTAATGTTTATGATCATATCCATATAATTCTTGGATAGAAAGTTTCCAGAACAATTTTTAACTTGGAAATTGAACTTcaccagaaaaacaaaaaagaaaataaaatatataatgagTGAAAAGCTGTGTTTTTTTTTATAGCAGAAtcatttttcccttgaaaatgaTCAGTATGATCTCTaaacattcttcttcttctttttttcatcaaATAGATTAGgtctttttataaaaaatagaatAGACGAGTTCTACGAAAGACTGGAATTGTGCTAAATCTAGGAAGTTTTCCTCTTAATTTCACTAGTTTTCTCTGATTATAGTGTAGTAAATAAGTTAAATCCTGTTTTAATAGAATTTCTAATTTAATTTCTTAAGACTCTTGGGGGCCTATTGTGGCACATGGAAAATGATACCTTAATTATTACTCCCTCTGATTCAATTGATATAGTATAGTTGCGtttgaacatatacaaaattaatatttttaaaatttattttttaaatatgtcAAAATATTTGTGCAGCTTTAAAAATGTATCTTAAAGATAAATggaaagtttaaattttaaatttggaaagctATCAGTCGTTTTTGAACGGGCTAATTAAAAAGATAATACTACTCCCTTCATTCCACTTTAGTCGTTATGTTTACTAAAAATAGTTATTCCAATAAATACGTATAAATTTAAAAGATcataaaagaattaattattttgtTCAACTTCCACCTTATGTAGTTGTTCTAGAAAGTATATAAAAAGAGTTGATTACTTATCATTAAGTATGCATTTTCCAAAAACTATTGGTCAAATTTAAATGGATAGATAAAGAAACACCTAAATAAAGTTTCCTTATTTATTAAAAAGATTAATACGGTCAAAGATTAAAGAATTAATAAGAATAAATCAGTCaaattatctatatctatatctatactatattaaaagcacgaaagtcTTTAATGAAATGTCGttcgctttttttaccctttGAAAATAGATTTTATATTGGACCaaattgtcatttaattatttttctaatatttagaactttaaaatcaattaaaaatatGCTTActaaatcttttcttatttgaactattattttggaagtctaatatttagaactttaaaattgattaaatctTAACCTTATATAAATCCTTTCCGTACATCAATCCTTCCGTTCTAACTTTTTTAATGTTTCGGCAGTTTCATTCATCCTTTGAGATTTAAAAGATATCAAATCATTGTGTTCTCAATTAGATAACTAAAATAgatatattataatattatattttagatAAGATTTCGTACCCTTAAATTTGTATTCTTAACTCAACAATTTTCTTTAGTTTCTATTTCTTAACTCAATAATTCTTTAGGATATGTATTGGttaaaattttaatattgttGGGTACAAATTTTGTAGTAACTTATGCTAGATTTATGCGCGTATACGAGaatattttactctttaaaaatgtATTACACATTAGATAAATTGTTTATTTAATTAGAATCTTAATATATAGAACTTTGAAGCTAACTAAAATTTTGAATATTAAGTATTTTCTGTGGTAACTCCTGACATTTAATCAAGAATTTAAAATAGAATAAGCTTTACTTATATAACTTTTCttacttgaattgaaaaagtaaCTATAACCCTTAATCTAATTCATACGCAAAGAAGAAAACTGAAAATTGAAATTCAATCCACTATTATCAAGATATAATGATCTGAATTGATATCATTATGAAAAGTGCCTCGTGAATAAAATTGACCTCAACTTACTGATACCTCCAAAAATTTGTTGGTGAAATtgttgattgaaataaatatacaaaGGCTGACATTGTTAAAGCAAGGATCTGGTCTTCGTTACGATGCTATTACAGGATATCATCCCGTAACTATCAGTTTGGTTTAGGCATTTCAAGTTTAATAAGGATACATCCAAGTTTTGTAAGagaattgaagaataaaaatCTATATCTATTTTAATAGCACAATTTACCGCAACTCGCTGATGTCGTTAATTATTGAACTATATGCATGGCGGtgggtgccatggtgtatgttattcgctgatgatatagttctgattgatgagatgcGAGGCAGTGTTAACGAGatattggaggtttggagacggACCACTGAGTCTAAAGgattcaagctgagcaggactaAGACTGAATATGTGGTGTTCAAGTTTAGCGGTGTGCCGGGTGAAGCCGACATGgacgtgaggcttgactctcaagtcatccccaagaaagGGAGcttcaagtacctggggtcgattattcagggggatggggaTATTGACGAGGATTTCACGCACTGTATAggagtggggtggatgaaatagaGGCTAGCGTCTAGTATCCTGTGTGACAGGAAGGTGCCTCCGGAACTTAAAGGaaagttctatagagcggtggttaggtcggccatgatgtatggggcagagtgttggccagtcaaaaaTTCTCatacccagaagatgaaagttgtagagatgaggatgctgagatggatgtgcggacacactaaggtagataagattaggaatgaagatattcggatAAAAATGGGCGTGGCTCCCATAGAAGACAAGATGCAGGAAgctaggcttagatggttcgggcacgtgaaGAGGAGAAGCCTGGATGCACTGGTAAGGAGGTGTGAACGGCTGGCCTTGATGGGTATGAGAAGAGGTGGAGGGCgacctaagaaatattggggagaagtgatcaggcaggacatgatgCGGATGCAGATTTCCGAgaacatggcccttgataggaagttatagaggtcgagcattagggttgtaggttaggagataTGAGGCTAGTATGATAGTGTTTTGTTTTAGGCTGCTGGTGGCTCCAGTTATGTCCTTAATACTTCATTAGAGTCGTAAGTTAGGCTGTAGTATGTTTAGTGACCCTTTGTGTACATATTATTCCCTTGCGTCTGTAGTACTGTGCCTTTGTTACTGCTTAGTGTTACTACTTTGCTCTCTATTTTCTGGTTATTGTGTTGCTGGTTTTATCTTTCTAGATTCCGTTGCTGTTACTGATACACTGTCTCTTTCCTTCTTGTGtcgagggtctaccggaaacaacctctctactcctctagagtaggggtaaggtttgcgtacacactaccctccccagaccccacttgtgggatctcactaggttgtttgttgttgttgttgttgttattgttattgttgtatgcATGACGGTAGGAGAGTGTAAGTACTAGCTCATGACGTTTTTGACACGAATATAGATATATGTTAAAATTTACtagaattttaataaatattaaattttgaactcataattttaaaagtataatAAATTCAATAATAATAACCTTAAGAtttcacccatcaaattaaagttCAGTATCATTTAGAGCATGTTTGGAAAGCCACCTAGGAATTCGATTTGGGTGtaattacacaatttggcatgTTTGTCTCGTCAAGCAATTACTTGGTCAGCATGAAATTGGGTGTAATTGGAGAGGTGTAATTACACTCTTCAATACTCAAGAGGGAGGTGAGAATTGATGGTAATTACACTGTGTAATTATAAggttacttttaaatttttttcctttttatttttattttaatttattttcttttattttcattgttttaatttatttttattttacttttactttttaatttctttttaaattttaaaatatatttttttgtacattatttatcttttatttctctaccttTACTTCTTATGATCTCATGCAATTGCtcgtatattttatttcttattcattttatttttttcatttagtgTAATTGCGTTATTATTTTAGTTTTTGAAACTACACCTCccaatattagaaataatgagtcattaacaaaATTGATATGACTCTTCGGTTACATGGGGATTTTCTAGATAAGTTTTGGTATCCTAAAACTATTATGGATTATGAGAGGTGGAATGTTTAAGGTGCTAACATTTGAACATTGAAGTTAGGATACATACATCTTATATGTAAGAATGCATAAACTTCAAATCtaaattagtaaaaaatttgcGCATGATGTTTAAATGAAATAAATAACTAGCTAGGTTGGGCATGCAGCTAGATGTTAGTCCTAGAGTTATAAAATTGTGGAATAATAATTGATGAAAAACTCGAAATCCAAATTCTTGCAAACTGTTCTGAATATCCATATATACCCTTTTTTAATTagctctatttttcttttctatctttaatCATTCACAATATTAATTTATCTTAAAGGGCCTGGAAACTGACTAATAAATGTATAAATAAATAGTTAGTACTAAGTTAATTTGTTTGGTGTATGTGAACCTGTGGTTTTTTGTCAGGAATTTAGTTTGTTTCTTATGAATTTTGTATTGCTCAAAAGATATTACGTGTTATTAGAGTTATAGATCATAATTAATAGGAAAAACTACACAGTATAACCACTCAAAAaagtaataacaataatatatatatatatatatatatatatatatatatatttggctattattttaattattgccCATATATTGATTTTATCTTCATCCATTTGAATTTTTGAAATCAGATGTATAGAAACATGAAGGAGCACCCCAGCCTCCATGTTGTGATGCCAGATTTCAATTTGTCTTCGACACTGTAAGTCTTACTCTTACACATTTTTTTTAGCTTcaaaagataattttattattattacttatgcATCATATTACATAACGGAACTTTTCAGGATGTTTTAATTAGTTCCCCTCAAGTCTAATATACATAATAGGTCTAACATATACTTTATTTTAACTACTTCTGATAACAACACTTGCTTTGATTGAATAAACTACAATCACATTTCTCTATAATAACCATCCTTTCTAATAACACTTTATCATAACGGTTGATTTATGTGaaatatgttataatatatgttttctgTAACAACACTTTATTATAATCGCAACGAGGTTGTTATAGAAAGGTTTAAGGAAAAAtgacactatatatatatacattctttatgttatatacaaaaattatacaaattttatacactttttcggctacagaatttaaatagttttggcgcgggctaaaagtgaaaaaattccAAAGATTTAACTGTACTACTGTGTATCATCTATTACTGCTTACTAGTCACAGTTACATATACTAAAGACATTTAACCTTATCCGTACATCCTTCAGGCTTGTGTCTAAAAGATCGAGTAGAAAGCAGAATGAATCTGGAAGCCAATTCTGTTGCAAAGAAAGAAATTCATCTGAAAACAATGGTGAAAATATTCATTACAATGACTTCCAGGTAAAATGGTCTTCATAATTTGTGCTTTATTTTTGAagttaagttatatatatacactaCACTCCTAGTAAAATTGAACCGCCAATAGCagattagttattatttttatcaggTTACCTATTAATATTTATTATAGAACTTTACTTGTAATTAAATACTAATAAGTTACCTgatttttgtaatattttttaCACCATTATTACATAGAACTTATAAATTGAACTCTTTACTTTAGCCTGATCGAGAAAATGTGAATGTTATACATAtttaaaattcttttttcttttggtgaTTTACAGGAAGCAGAAGGAAGTATAAGTAGTGGAATGACAAAGGAGGAAGAACAATACTGTGAAAAGGAGATAAATTTTTGGCCTGTGGATAATCATAAATATTTTGACCCTACTATGGAAAACACTCACATTAACCTAGATTTATCTCTCTcttaattcctttttttttttctattgttAATTATGTGAGTATAGAGTAGACCCCTAGCTAGTAGGCCATTCTTCTTATGCTTATGTACATTGTATTTGTGATAAGAATAATAGAACTATATATGCATATTTAGGTACCAATTAACTAGTTCTTGACCATGTGAACAAAGAGATTCTAGTGGATATAACTAAGATTCTCGTTATTTTTTAGTTTCTCATGTGGTGTGCGATATTCGCATTGGTTCCTGACTAATCTGAATTTGTACTGTGTAAGGTCCATTAAAAAGTGAAGCGCTCCCTACCAATAATTTTTTATTTCCATAGCTCGAACACGACATATCTGATTAAGGGTGGAGAGATCATATCCATCCATCACAATTCTTGATATAATTTGATTTTCATTACTTGTGATGGAATGTCTCTCTTTGCTCCAATTACACCTGCATACTAATATCAAAGAAAGTCACTAGGAGGAAACGAAGGAGACATCAACATTGGACATAATATTACTCCTATAATACTTGGACAAACGTGTGACTTTTTTGGTTACAATACACACATGTAGGTTCTTCAAAAGAGTACCATTTAAACTTTCTGCAGAAActcaatttattttcaaacaaCATTTACATAAGGTGAGCAAAGGTCCAATACACTTCTTTCTTTTGATCGACTAAAGTTGTCACGAATAATGAGTTTCGTATTCTGAGCATACAAGTTGGCATTCTACTAGATCGATCGATTACATTTACTAAGGTTATGATCTAGTCAAGCTTCTTTCCCCTGAAGTTGCCTCTTGGTATTTTGTTGAGGACACCAGAATCCAGCTTCTTGTAATGGCCTCGTAGCTGTTCGAGGGCATTATAGACAAAACCATCAACTTCATCTTCATATCTTTCATATAGCACTGGAAGCGTGTGGGCAGCAATGAAACCTTATACACAAGTCAAAATTCAAAAGTAGAGTCAAGACGACAACGTCCTTTCATATTTGCAACAAAATAAGCATATCAAACGCGACTAATATACAATCACCGGAATAGACCAAAACCAGTTCCTTCACTTTTGACTGAAAGTAGGTTAAACACATCCAATATTTTGGAAATGCAACTTCAACTGTACAAGGCGATACAAACTAGTTGGGATTAGGTTATAATCATGTTAGTACGATCATTTTAGGTTCTAAGTTTTCTACGAGTCTTTTAATCCTATCATAGATTTATATGGAAGTAGAAAGAATTTAAAACTTCTAGTACTATTTCTTTTTTATTGTCGGACTGAGATGAGCTTAAAATGGAGTAACATGGTCGGTTTGGATTCATCTAGCCAAACCTAACTTGCTTGGGATTGAGTCTTGCAGTAGTTGTCATAATTTCAACCGTGCGAGTACGATTATACGACTAATCACTACAAATAGAACTACTTTAAAACTTATGATCTTGTTTGTGTTAGACTAACACAGACATTCAAAAGTCAGCCAATAAAGTTagtcaataacaacaacaaaaaaccctgTGAAATCCTacatgtggggtctggggagcATAGTGTGTACGCAGTCCTTATCCCTACATAGAGaaagtagagaggctgtttccggtagACAATAAAGTTAGTCAAAGGACTCATTTCTACTTTTTGGAATTTATATGTGCTAGATAATAACTATAAGGTAATATCATAGGACACCGCTAAATGCATCTAGAAGTGATTCTGTTGATACTCGCGGGTCAAGATGGGTTAGGTCAATAAATTGGTCATTGCTCAACCCAGCCCAAAGTgtacttgggctaagatgggttgggtcaagatgggctaaacaatggGTCATAGCCCAACCCGCCCAACTTGATCCATGTTTTAGAACCATGTTCATCTTGCATAAACAAAGCCTTTTACCTTTTATACATAAATACTATTAGTATTTTGAgaatcaaaatatattttcttaaataacaaattagtatttaaaatgtgtaagttgaaaaatattttgcggGTTCAGAATGAGCTATAAAAAATAATGAGTTAACTTGGGCTCAACCTATTTAGACCCATGAGCTAAAATATTGTAGCCCAACCCATTAATCTCTGGGCGGGTTGGATGAGTTTGGGCTCAAATTGACATCCCTAATACTCATACATTAGACAGCTTTATATcggtggaaaatgaaaaaaaaatcctgTTTGATACTCAAAGGCATAAACAATACTACATGAGGATTAAAATTGTTATCATTGAAAATAAGAGATCTCTTACCAATATATAGAACAGTCAAGAAGTTGCACCAGCTTCCTATGATACCAGCAGCCCACAAGCTCACTACAACCTAGGACAACTCCGAAGACATTAGCTTCAAAGTCAGCAGCAGTATTTTACAGTAATAGAAATCTCAAGCTACAAGATTCAGTGATTAATTAGATCGTTAGCATAAATTCTTTTTACGTTTGCAAGTTTGACATCATAGGGAGGAGAGAAGATGTCAATATAGAAGAATCCTGTAACCGAAAACAAGGGGAAAAAGATGGGATATGACAAGAAAGGAAATGAATACAGAAAAGATAGGGCGGGTTAGGTAACGGCCTTTTGGGAGGGGGAGGTGTCGGGTTGAATGTCAAAAGGCTGCAACAAAATTGAGCGACCAGAGCAACTTCAACAATTTACATGCAGCAAGTTTAATAGACATTCCATATTAGTTAATCTG
This window encodes:
- the LOC107759443 gene encoding uncharacterized protein LOC107759443, with product MSYNAPEMRRISSKKMRDIRKYKKSLAPRLRWTPQLHELFIQSVESLGGRNKATPKRILQKMDIKGLKISHVKSHLQMYRNMKEHPSLHVVMPDFNLSSTLLVSKRSSRKQNESGSQFCCKERNSSENNGENIHYNDFQEAEGSISSGMTKEEEQYCEKEINFWPVDNHKYFDPTMENTHINLDLSLS